A single region of the Microlunatus panaciterrae genome encodes:
- a CDS encoding glycoside hydrolase family 3 protein, which produces MEQVELGTRVKSVIEVEGFRFRDLNDNGILDPYEDWRLTPSERAADLVTRMSPDEKIGLMVINSRTMGISQPDKDLTSHGGALDEQYHRIKNDPHNTAGLPYEGTTQQISELHLRHFIMRETPPGSTIATWVNAMNEVAEGTRLGIPVIVAANSKNELGGFRLGSTAQDRDFTQWPGTLGLAASGDLELISDFAAKSRAEWVASGLRKGYMYMADTVTDPRWFRTNGTFGENPEFNAAAIGAIVRGFQGEHGLERDGVALTTKHFPGGGARENGFDPHYAEGQFNVYPTPGSLQKYHLPPFQAAIDAGTSSVMPYYAIPSAEKSSMPQPPLAEFEAVGFAYNKGVLDLLRSMGHRGYINSDSGILSKMAWGVSELSMPERVGKAVMAGTDIIADTNDVESIRTAYLRGLFTTERLDDTARRLVEEMFALGLFDNPYVDPDRADEVVANDEFTAAAAQAHLKSVVLMKNHAKTLPLGPERLEGRTVYVELFESDLRVAKLEALRASIAAAHLDIRFTTDYHHADVAVLFLNPSAGDYFKPVGLLDLDIHEGSNINLAKISDIRTVVPQVVIGLNVVLPWLLGNIEPLADALVAGFDTRTEALFDVIVGAYSPTGRLPLTFPIDNAAIAVDEHGVCASPNDVPGYAKEDYMAGRPYVYIDGDGNRYQLGFGLTYG; this is translated from the coding sequence ATGGAACAAGTCGAGCTCGGGACACGCGTGAAGTCGGTGATCGAGGTGGAGGGATTCCGGTTCCGAGATCTCAACGACAACGGCATCCTGGACCCCTACGAGGACTGGCGGCTCACCCCGTCGGAGCGGGCGGCAGATCTGGTCACTCGGATGTCGCCGGACGAGAAGATCGGCCTGATGGTGATCAACTCCCGGACCATGGGCATCTCACAACCGGACAAGGACCTGACGAGTCACGGCGGCGCCCTGGATGAGCAGTACCACCGGATCAAGAACGACCCGCACAACACCGCCGGTCTGCCGTACGAGGGCACCACGCAGCAGATCAGCGAACTCCACCTGCGGCACTTCATCATGCGCGAAACCCCGCCGGGCTCGACGATCGCGACCTGGGTGAACGCGATGAACGAAGTCGCCGAAGGCACCCGGCTCGGGATCCCGGTGATCGTCGCAGCCAACTCCAAGAACGAGCTGGGCGGGTTCCGGCTCGGATCCACCGCACAGGATCGAGACTTCACCCAGTGGCCGGGCACGCTCGGCCTGGCCGCGAGTGGGGACCTCGAGCTGATCAGCGACTTCGCGGCGAAGTCACGCGCCGAATGGGTCGCGTCGGGGCTGCGCAAGGGTTACATGTACATGGCCGACACGGTGACCGATCCGCGGTGGTTCCGAACGAACGGCACGTTCGGTGAGAACCCTGAGTTCAACGCCGCCGCGATCGGCGCGATCGTCAGGGGGTTTCAGGGCGAGCACGGGCTCGAACGAGACGGCGTTGCACTGACGACGAAACACTTCCCCGGCGGTGGGGCTCGCGAAAACGGATTCGACCCGCACTACGCCGAGGGCCAGTTCAACGTCTACCCGACGCCCGGCTCGCTGCAGAAGTACCACCTGCCACCGTTCCAGGCGGCCATCGACGCCGGTACCTCCAGCGTCATGCCCTACTACGCGATCCCGTCCGCTGAGAAGTCGTCGATGCCGCAGCCACCTCTGGCGGAGTTCGAGGCTGTTGGATTCGCCTACAACAAGGGTGTGCTGGATCTACTGCGGTCGATGGGTCACCGCGGCTACATCAACTCCGATTCGGGGATCCTGTCGAAGATGGCCTGGGGTGTGTCGGAGCTGAGCATGCCCGAGCGGGTCGGGAAGGCCGTGATGGCGGGAACCGACATCATTGCCGACACCAACGACGTCGAGTCGATCCGGACCGCCTATCTGCGCGGTCTGTTCACCACCGAGCGTCTCGATGATACTGCGCGCCGGCTCGTCGAGGAGATGTTCGCTCTTGGCCTCTTCGACAACCCCTACGTCGACCCGGACCGTGCCGACGAGGTGGTAGCGAACGACGAGTTCACCGCTGCTGCTGCCCAGGCTCATCTCAAGTCCGTCGTGTTGATGAAGAACCATGCCAAGACGCTGCCCCTGGGCCCTGAACGACTCGAGGGACGCACGGTCTACGTCGAACTCTTCGAATCCGACCTGCGGGTCGCCAAGCTGGAGGCTCTGCGAGCGAGCATTGCCGCGGCACACCTCGACATCCGGTTCACGACCGACTATCACCACGCTGATGTGGCCGTCCTGTTCCTCAATCCGTCGGCAGGGGACTACTTCAAGCCGGTCGGGCTGCTCGACCTGGACATCCACGAGGGATCGAATATCAACCTCGCCAAGATCTCCGACATCCGAACCGTCGTCCCGCAGGTCGTCATCGGTCTCAATGTCGTCCTGCCCTGGCTGCTGGGCAACATCGAACCCCTGGCCGACGCCCTTGTTGCCGGATTCGACACCCGTACAGAGGCACTGTTCGACGTGATCGTCGGCGCATACTCCCCGACGGGCCGACTGCCGTTGACGTTTCCGATCGACAACGCGGCCATTGCGGTCGACGAGCACGGGGTCTGCGCCTCTCCCAACGACGTGCCGGGCTATGCGAAGGAGGACTACATGGCCGGGCGCCCCTACGTGTACATCGACGGCGACGGCAATCGCTACCAACTGGGCTTCGGTCTGACCTACGGATGA
- a CDS encoding lactate racemase domain-containing protein, translating into MTTHTLSPARQDSYGTEPGDPDRAVKIGGVGERLESEQVTRFVRDALAGADVDGKSVCLVVPDGTRTCPLPLLMRATHEVLAGRATKVTVVIALGTHQGMSDEHLARHLGYRVGELDQTYPGWAVVNHESWLPETFTTLGTIGAERLAELTGGLLTDTSVQVKINRHVAEADVTIVVGPVFPHEVVGFSGGNKYFFPGVSGQELIDLSHWVGALITSAAMIGSRGVTPVRALINEAATLIPAQRLALCLVVASGTDTLHAAAFGTPEDAWAACAAVSAETHVSYRDRPVRRVLSIMPTKYEDIWTAAKGFYKLEPIVADGGEVIIYAPHITEVSAMHPHITEIGYHNRDYFVGQWDRFSDQPWGDLAHSTHLRGQGTWDLEHGERNRVTVTLATGIPEDVVRSINLNYLDPATVDIEAYQADPDTFVEPHAGEVLYRLRPGPTGGDGEPDGRQPATTGLDG; encoded by the coding sequence ATGACGACCCACACTCTTTCACCGGCCCGACAAGACAGTTACGGCACCGAGCCGGGTGATCCGGACCGGGCGGTCAAGATCGGAGGGGTGGGGGAGCGGCTCGAGTCCGAGCAGGTGACGCGCTTCGTCCGAGACGCCCTGGCCGGCGCTGACGTCGACGGCAAGAGTGTCTGCCTGGTGGTGCCGGACGGCACCCGGACCTGCCCCTTGCCGCTGCTGATGCGCGCCACGCACGAGGTGCTCGCCGGACGGGCGACCAAGGTGACCGTCGTGATCGCCCTCGGCACCCATCAGGGCATGAGCGACGAGCATCTCGCGCGGCACCTCGGCTACCGCGTCGGCGAGCTGGACCAGACCTATCCCGGTTGGGCCGTGGTCAACCACGAGTCGTGGTTACCTGAGACGTTCACGACGCTGGGGACGATCGGCGCCGAACGGCTGGCCGAGCTGACCGGTGGTTTGCTGACCGACACCTCGGTGCAGGTCAAGATCAACCGCCACGTCGCCGAGGCCGACGTGACCATCGTCGTCGGCCCGGTGTTCCCGCACGAGGTCGTCGGGTTCTCTGGCGGCAACAAGTACTTCTTTCCCGGGGTGTCCGGCCAGGAGCTGATCGACCTCTCGCACTGGGTGGGTGCGCTGATCACCAGCGCCGCCATGATCGGCAGCCGCGGCGTTACCCCGGTACGGGCGTTGATCAACGAGGCCGCCACCCTCATTCCTGCCCAGCGGCTCGCGCTGTGCCTGGTGGTGGCATCGGGTACCGACACGTTGCACGCAGCCGCCTTCGGCACACCCGAGGATGCCTGGGCCGCGTGCGCTGCGGTCTCGGCGGAGACGCACGTCAGCTACCGAGACCGGCCTGTGCGACGCGTCCTGTCGATCATGCCCACCAAGTATGAGGACATCTGGACCGCCGCGAAGGGCTTCTACAAGCTCGAGCCGATCGTGGCCGACGGTGGCGAGGTGATCATCTACGCTCCGCACATCACCGAGGTGTCCGCCATGCACCCCCATATCACCGAGATCGGCTACCACAACCGCGACTACTTCGTCGGTCAGTGGGACCGGTTCTCCGACCAGCCCTGGGGCGATCTCGCCCACTCCACGCATTTGCGTGGCCAGGGGACCTGGGACCTCGAGCACGGTGAACGCAACCGCGTGACAGTGACCCTGGCCACCGGCATCCCCGAAGATGTCGTCCGCTCGATCAACCTCAACTACCTCGACCCGGCCACCGTGGACATCGAGGCCTACCAGGCCGATCCCGACACCTTCGTCGAACCACACGCCGGTGAGGTGCTGTACCGGTTGCGGCCCGGTCCCACCGGCGGGGATGGTGAGCCTGACGGGCGTCAACCTGCCACCACTGGGCTCGACGGATGA
- a CDS encoding LacI family DNA-binding transcriptional regulator, translated as MADSGRTGPTIYDVARAAGVAPSTVSRALAKPGRVSFRTAEHVRRVADELGYRSSRMDLPMSARGTGVLALIVADIANPVFIGMIRGAEREAAQHALTLAIIETQESKEGEQRAIARLEATVDGFILASSRLSDQMIRALAKRKPVVVLNRTVGEVPSVVSDNVQAIKKATEHLVELKHTSICYLAGPEASYANGMRWRGLKEAGMELELHVRRLGPFLPTMRGGADAAELWLKHPTAAVIAYNDLMAIGFMQAVTAAGRRVPRDVSVIGFDNIVDAELVEPGLTTIAAPLVSIGSTAVEYLATRTDREAPEPVLLPARLVLRDSTGPRVRW; from the coding sequence ATGGCTGACAGCGGGAGGACTGGGCCGACGATCTACGACGTGGCCCGAGCCGCTGGGGTGGCACCGTCGACGGTGTCCCGGGCCTTGGCCAAGCCTGGCCGGGTCAGTTTCAGGACCGCCGAGCATGTCCGCCGCGTCGCGGATGAGCTCGGCTACCGGTCGAGTCGGATGGATCTGCCCATGTCAGCCCGCGGAACGGGAGTGCTGGCCCTGATCGTCGCCGACATCGCCAACCCGGTCTTCATCGGCATGATCCGCGGTGCCGAGCGGGAGGCAGCCCAGCACGCACTCACGCTGGCGATCATCGAAACTCAGGAGTCGAAGGAGGGCGAGCAGCGCGCCATTGCCCGGCTGGAGGCCACGGTCGACGGCTTCATTCTGGCCTCTTCACGGCTGTCGGACCAGATGATCCGCGCGCTGGCGAAGCGGAAGCCGGTGGTGGTGCTGAACCGAACGGTCGGTGAGGTCCCCTCGGTCGTCAGCGACAACGTTCAGGCGATCAAGAAAGCGACGGAACACCTCGTCGAGCTGAAACACACCTCAATCTGCTACCTGGCCGGACCGGAGGCCTCCTATGCGAACGGGATGCGGTGGCGTGGTCTCAAGGAGGCTGGGATGGAGCTGGAACTGCACGTTCGCCGGCTTGGCCCGTTCCTCCCGACCATGCGCGGTGGTGCCGACGCCGCCGAACTGTGGTTGAAGCACCCGACCGCCGCCGTGATCGCCTACAACGACCTGATGGCGATCGGGTTCATGCAGGCCGTGACGGCGGCCGGTCGGCGGGTGCCACGAGACGTCAGCGTGATCGGTTTTGACAACATCGTCGATGCCGAGCTGGTGGAGCCGGGGTTGACCACGATCGCCGCGCCACTGGTCAGCATCGGCTCGACGGCAGTCGAATATCTCGCCACCAGGACTGATCGCGAGGCACCGGAGCCGGTGCTGCTGCCGGCGCGTCTGGTGCTGCGCGACTCGACTGGTCCACGGGTGCGTTGGTGA
- a CDS encoding cation:proton antiporter → MTLTILFGACLLVAVLVSGMAARTVLSTSLIFLLTGALAGQGGLGLVSLDANSPLVGNLADLALFTVLFVDGTALRNLRGEGSWRQPARALGVGMPLAFGGVAVLAHFLAGFDWITSMLVGAVLAPTDPVFASAIVGRSDVPARLRRLLSVESGLNDGLALPAVMILISAAASSGEHAGVGLVVLELLGGLALGVLLPLAVHQLLRVPGLGVEPRIQPLGPLAVGILLYGIAHLTGLNPYLAAFAGGVMVARLNPAAQESFAPLGDQCAELAKFAALLVFGALLTPALLASVGVGGWIVAVLSLVLVRPASLYLSLLGGNLERRELFAAAWFGPKGFASVVYGLLVLHSGIPQAKDAYELVAVCIGLSIIAHSSTDVPVARMFQVEAMADLPEQKVPAS, encoded by the coding sequence ATGACCTTGACCATCCTGTTCGGTGCGTGCCTGCTGGTTGCCGTCCTCGTCTCCGGGATGGCCGCACGAACCGTGCTCTCAACATCATTGATCTTCCTGCTGACCGGCGCGCTGGCCGGTCAGGGTGGCCTGGGTCTGGTTTCTCTCGACGCCAACAGTCCACTGGTCGGGAACCTGGCTGATCTGGCGTTGTTCACCGTCTTGTTCGTGGACGGTACTGCCCTCCGCAACCTGCGTGGGGAGGGGTCGTGGCGCCAACCGGCAAGGGCGCTGGGAGTAGGAATGCCGCTGGCCTTCGGGGGCGTCGCCGTACTCGCGCACTTCCTGGCCGGCTTCGACTGGATCACCTCGATGCTCGTCGGTGCGGTACTGGCGCCGACAGATCCGGTGTTCGCCTCGGCTATCGTCGGCCGCAGCGATGTGCCGGCCCGGCTCCGCCGGCTGCTCAGCGTTGAGAGCGGACTCAACGACGGGCTGGCGCTGCCGGCGGTGATGATCTTGATCAGCGCAGCCGCGTCGAGCGGCGAGCACGCTGGCGTTGGCCTGGTGGTCCTCGAACTCCTCGGTGGCCTGGCCCTTGGCGTGCTGTTGCCGCTGGCAGTTCACCAGCTACTGCGCGTTCCCGGACTCGGCGTGGAACCCAGGATCCAGCCCCTGGGGCCGCTTGCGGTAGGCATTCTCCTGTACGGGATCGCCCACCTCACTGGCCTCAACCCCTATCTCGCTGCCTTCGCCGGAGGCGTCATGGTTGCTCGGCTCAACCCAGCGGCGCAGGAGTCGTTCGCCCCTCTCGGTGACCAGTGTGCCGAGTTGGCGAAGTTCGCCGCGCTGTTGGTCTTCGGGGCGCTGTTGACACCCGCACTGCTGGCCAGCGTCGGTGTGGGTGGCTGGATCGTCGCTGTGCTCTCGCTGGTGCTGGTCCGACCTGCGTCCCTGTACCTGTCGCTGCTGGGCGGCAATCTTGAACGCAGGGAACTATTCGCGGCCGCCTGGTTCGGCCCGAAGGGTTTCGCCTCCGTGGTGTACGGGTTGCTCGTGCTCCACTCGGGGATACCGCAGGCGAAGGATGCCTACGAGCTTGTCGCAGTCTGCATCGGACTGAGCATCATCGCCCACTCCAGCACCGACGTGCCGGTAGCGAGGATGTTCCAGGTAGAGGCGATGGCCGATCTGCCGGAACAGAAGGTGCCGGCCTCCTGA
- a CDS encoding FAD-binding domain, with protein MKVLIVGAGIAGPTLAFWLLRAGHEPSLVERAPELRRGGYLIDFWGAGFDVAERMGIVPELRQRGYVIAEARAVDREGHRIASFDPVAVMGSTQRYLSIARSDLAAVIYGALEERVELILDDTVSSLDDDGERVQVTFDSGANRDFDLVVGADGLHSQIRRLVFGPDERYETYLDMVVSVFDVEGYRPRDDLIAMMHAEVGFQAVRVSLRDDITTFVFTVRHHGPVPSDDRPAQQALLRTRLAGAGWETPAILNLMPQARTFYFDAVSQIRMASWTRGRVALVGDAAACPSLLAGQGSALAMVEAYVLAAELSRVGDHVEAFSRYEQRLASFLRSKQDAAVGLGPAFAPKNRLQLLLRNTVMRLMGLPKVADLAMGRSFHDAINLPAFESA; from the coding sequence ATGAAGGTGTTGATCGTGGGTGCCGGGATTGCCGGCCCAACCCTCGCCTTCTGGTTGCTGAGGGCAGGCCACGAGCCGAGCCTGGTCGAGCGAGCTCCCGAGCTCCGACGGGGTGGCTACCTGATCGACTTCTGGGGGGCAGGGTTCGACGTGGCCGAGCGGATGGGCATCGTGCCCGAGTTGAGGCAACGCGGCTACGTGATTGCTGAGGCGCGTGCGGTCGACCGCGAGGGGCACCGCATCGCCTCTTTCGACCCGGTGGCTGTGATGGGGTCTACCCAGCGGTACCTCAGCATCGCTCGCTCCGACCTGGCTGCGGTCATCTACGGCGCGCTCGAGGAGCGGGTCGAGCTGATCCTCGACGACACCGTTTCGTCGCTCGATGACGACGGCGAACGCGTCCAGGTCACATTCGACAGTGGGGCTAACCGCGACTTTGATCTTGTAGTCGGTGCAGACGGGCTGCACTCACAGATCCGGCGGCTGGTTTTCGGCCCGGACGAACGTTACGAGACGTACCTCGACATGGTGGTCTCGGTGTTCGACGTCGAAGGCTATCGTCCGCGCGACGACCTGATCGCCATGATGCATGCCGAGGTGGGGTTCCAGGCCGTCCGGGTCTCTCTCCGCGATGACATCACCACGTTCGTGTTCACGGTGCGACACCACGGCCCCGTGCCGAGCGACGATCGGCCCGCACAGCAAGCGCTCCTGCGGACAAGGCTGGCCGGCGCAGGTTGGGAGACGCCGGCGATCCTCAATCTGATGCCGCAGGCAAGAACGTTCTACTTCGACGCGGTGAGCCAGATCCGGATGGCCTCGTGGACGCGTGGGCGCGTGGCGTTGGTGGGCGACGCGGCGGCCTGCCCCTCACTTCTGGCCGGACAGGGTTCGGCACTGGCGATGGTGGAGGCCTACGTCCTGGCCGCGGAACTGAGCCGGGTGGGTGATCATGTCGAGGCCTTCTCTCGCTATGAGCAGCGGCTCGCCAGTTTCCTGCGCTCCAAGCAGGATGCCGCCGTGGGCCTGGGGCCGGCGTTCGCGCCAAAGAATCGGCTCCAACTCCTCTTGCGAAACACGGTGATGAGATTGATGGGACTGCCTAAGGTTGCAGATCTGGCGATGGGCAGGAGCTTCCATGACGCGATCAACTTACCGGCGTTCGAGAGCGCTTGA
- a CDS encoding DUF2254 domain-containing protein — translation MNSREPIRGVLASMVDAVRTSLWPVPTMGIVLALVGAILLMHLDRSVDDLLPSGLSSWVFGDDSDAARSMLGSLASSLITVTSLTFSLTVVTLQLASSQFSPRLLRTFTRDPVVQRTLALFLGTFVFTLTVLRAVRSSSDSTEEFVPQISVTVTYLLTVASVFGLILFLAHLAQEIRVETMLRTVHREAMDTVRRVLSDVETTEHNDFQPAVGSIALLSPRSGFITHVRTEELCAVASELDTMIMVTAPTGSSVVEGTPAGQAWPTQRGRQLTDQERSQVQRGFDRAVEIGFERTSIDDVSYGLRQLTDIAAKALSPGVNDPTTATHSLGHSSALVCALARLPLGDQLVRDDTGTLRVVVRRPTFGDLLNLAVDQPRRYGAGEPQVVERLYQLLSEVGWVVAAQGHRLAVRDELRRLRDATLATPTDETQRLRYDRLHEQVERHLSQ, via the coding sequence ATGAACTCCCGGGAACCGATCCGAGGCGTGCTGGCTTCGATGGTCGATGCTGTGCGGACCAGCTTGTGGCCGGTGCCCACGATGGGGATTGTGCTGGCTCTTGTCGGAGCAATACTGCTCATGCACCTCGACCGATCGGTCGATGACCTGCTGCCCAGCGGCTTATCCTCTTGGGTTTTCGGCGACGACTCGGACGCTGCCCGGTCGATGCTGGGCTCTCTCGCAAGCTCATTGATCACCGTCACATCGCTGACGTTCTCACTGACGGTGGTGACACTTCAGCTGGCAAGCAGCCAGTTCTCGCCGCGGTTGCTGCGCACCTTTACCCGCGATCCGGTCGTTCAGCGGACTTTGGCGCTCTTTTTGGGCACCTTTGTCTTCACCCTGACCGTCCTTCGGGCGGTCCGATCTTCAAGCGATTCCACCGAAGAGTTCGTTCCACAGATCTCGGTTACGGTGACATACCTGTTGACCGTGGCAAGTGTCTTCGGACTGATTCTGTTCTTGGCGCACCTCGCTCAGGAGATCCGAGTGGAGACGATGCTGCGCACAGTGCATCGGGAGGCCATGGACACTGTGCGCCGTGTGCTCAGTGATGTGGAGACCACCGAGCACAACGACTTCCAGCCAGCCGTTGGTTCTATCGCGCTGCTTTCTCCGCGCTCGGGTTTCATCACGCACGTGCGGACGGAGGAGCTGTGCGCCGTCGCGTCAGAGCTGGACACCATGATCATGGTCACGGCACCGACGGGTAGCTCTGTCGTCGAGGGCACGCCCGCAGGTCAGGCCTGGCCGACCCAGCGTGGCCGGCAGCTCACCGATCAAGAGCGTAGCCAGGTTCAGCGGGGCTTCGACCGAGCAGTCGAGATCGGCTTTGAGCGGACCTCCATCGACGACGTTAGCTATGGCCTCCGCCAACTCACTGACATTGCTGCCAAGGCCTTATCGCCGGGTGTCAATGATCCCACCACCGCCACCCATAGTCTGGGCCACAGCTCTGCCCTGGTCTGCGCTCTCGCTCGGCTGCCACTGGGCGACCAATTGGTCCGCGACGACACAGGTACGCTGCGGGTCGTCGTGCGTCGGCCGACATTCGGAGACTTACTCAACCTAGCGGTCGACCAGCCCAGACGGTACGGAGCGGGCGAGCCCCAAGTAGTGGAGCGGCTGTACCAACTACTGAGCGAAGTCGGTTGGGTCGTCGCAGCGCAAGGTCATCGGCTGGCCGTTCGCGACGAGTTGCGTCGGCTCCGAGATGCCACGTTGGCAACTCCAACCGACGAGACGCAGCGGCTGCGATACGATCGGCTGCACGAGCAGGTGGAACGTCATCTGAGTCAGTGA